The genomic interval TTGGTGTTTATTTTGATAGCAATCAGTGCAGATTTTGATCCTGTACACAAGGGTCATGAAAAATTGATTAAGGAAGCCAGAAAGCTGGCTGACAGGGAAAACAAAAAGCTTGTCGTTTATTTGAATAAGGGATTCAGTGCAAACCATGCCCCATTTTTTGTTGATTTTGATGCAAGAAGCAAAATGGCGTTGGCCTTGGGAGCGGACGAGGTAAAATCATTTGAAGGCCTGCATCACCGTCTGGTATTGTCCTACAGTGTTCCAATCAGGCTCAAGCAGATGATTGACGACGGCGTGACCGACTACATTACCTCCGCCAGCATCAGTCTGGATGAAATCAAGTCAAAGGCGCAGAAGTTCATCGATGAGGGCAACTTTGTCGGAATGCCCAAAAGCTATACCAACCGTAATGAAATTCGATGGTATGCCATAAATGAGTTTCTTGGTTCAAAACTTAACTATCATGTTGTAAAGGAATTTGATAAGGACAAGTACTCCGGAAGACTGATCAGACAATCAATAATCGATAATGACATGATCATGACCGACGATGTTAAAAAATTGCTTCCAAAGACTACCGTTGAGATATTGCAGAGAGAAATAGATGAGGGAAGATGTCCTGGCGAGCGCAACTGGGCGGACATCTATAAGCGAATGAATACCTATTCCCGCGGAAACCTTGAAAAGATTGCATACCTTAACGGAAATACCATAAACGAAATTATAAAAAGAAGAGTCTATCGTGACCCCGAATCAATCTGGGCAGTCTTTAGAAGATCAGACTACGGACCGGTAATGACTAGACTTGCAATCAGCTCCATTGAAATGGACGTTACAAAAACTGAAGTGATGGAATTGATGGAAAGCTATGAATCCCAGGGCGTCATTCCCGACAACCAGAAGGTTCAGCGAGTGATTGACCGTGCATGGTATGTTGCATGCGAAGGCGAAAAGGGAATAAGCGCAAGGGATGCAAACAACAAGTTCAGAAGCGAGAACATCACCGTTGATTCTCCACCGCTAAACATTGAAGCCGGACTGAACCTGACCCGTTTTGAAACCAAAATCACAAAAGAGGGTTTGAATACCGACCTCTATGTTGACAAAAACGGGAAGATATCCGTACAGTTTAAAAGCGAAGGCAAAAAGATTAAAACCAACCTGAGACTGCCTGCAAGGGACGTGACTTATCTCAGATACATCATGGATTCCCATTTCATTCCGGTTTCCGGAAGCATAAAAAAAGCTAAAAAAGGTTTTAAGGTTAATGTGGTCATTGGCTGAGCTTGTCTAATGCCGCCTTAACCATTATCAACTCACTGTCACCAAAACAATTTATTATTTCATCCAACTCTTCTGATTTTCTTTTGGAGCTGTTCAATGTGTTTTTTATTCTTGACAGGGATTTCTCCCTGAATTCATCCCCTTCAGTCAGGGCCAATATTTCAAAGAATTCATCCTCAAGGCCCCTGTCCTTTGCAAGCTGCCATGATTCGATTAGGAGTGCAGACAGGGTTTTTGTATATGAACTTCTAAGCATTTTTAAAGTGCTGACGTCACCCAATTTATTGCTGATAACCCTTGTGTGAATATACTCGTTTAAAAACTCCAGTTCATCAGCTTTCATTCCACTGAGATACAATATAGGATTATCCGAATCAATCTTTCCGATAATTGCTCCGTCGACAAGGTTTCCAACATATTCTGATATTTCCATTGTGGTATCCGGTGAAATATTATTCAGGTCAAGATATATTCCGTTTACTTTACCGCCATATTTTCGGGCAATGGGGATGGCGCTTTTTGGTGAGGTTGCACAAATCACAATGTCTGATTTTAAACAAACTTCTTCAAAGGCGTCTAAAATTTCCATACCTGATTTTTTGATGGCCTCAATGGTTTTAGCTGATCTGCTTTCACAGGATGTGACGAATTCAATATCCTCAGATTGGATTAGTTTAAAGAGATTCTGAGACACCTTTCCAAAACCGATGAAACCTATTATCATAAAACCACATTATTTTTTAAACAGAAGCATATCATGCAGGTTAACACCGATGTCCCTTGATATGGTATTGCATTTTGCACACAAAAGGAAGTATATATCTTTTGAGGACAGGTCAATTTCGCTTAACCCCTCATAGTTACCCATACCCTTTGAAATGATAAACCTATGTGAATCGAAAATCTCTCTGAATTCATCTGAAATTTCACTGTCGACATAACCTACAGTTCCACAGCCGATTTCAACGATTTCACCAAACTCATCCAATCCCGCATCAAGGGCTTCCTTTCTGGTTGCATCATTTAAAATAGGCACTGATTTAACCGCTATTGTAATGTCCACATCATACTCTTTGATTTTTTCTAAAAGCAGTTTATCAAAAACGATCTCTCCGGTATTGTCAACCAAATACAGGACACGGTCATTTGTTTTAAGTGACTGCTCAAACTCTTCAATGTCCTTTACGGTCAAATCCTTTTTAAGAGAATCCCTGATTACACTTTCAATATCATCATCCAATGTGAACGCTCCAAAGTCCAAGATATTTCCGATAATGGCAATCTTGACATAGTTTTCCAGACTGTCATCCTTTTCCAGAATCCTTTTGACTTCAGGAAGATATTTCAATGCGATTTCGTTTCCTTCAATCTTTTCCTTATAATAAGGATCATAGCATCCGGTTTTCTCCCTTATCATCCTGTGCATATGGGAACCGGTACCGTTTGAATTGGTGTTTTCATCAAAGTTGGTGCTTAAATACTTGAAAATATCTCCCATGATTTCCATCTTTAAACTTTCATCATCGGTTGATAAATCAAGGGCTTCTCTGGCCTGTCTTAAAAAGCATGGCCCACATTCATAACTTATCTTCAAATCTAACCACCATATATTATCTGAACCAATTGGATTTCATCATCCTCTTCAATTACTGTATCCTCTATTACCAGCTCGCCGTTCTGTTTTGCAACAACGGTCTGAGCGGATAGCTCCAATTCATTTAATAAATCCTTAATGGAATAATCATCATTTGGTATTTCTCTTTTTTCCTCTGAATTTTTATATTTTAACGTGAATGACATAGTTTTACACTCCTAATTCCTCTAAAAATGAACATGCTTTGCAAAGCTCATTTGCAGCCGGCTCGCCACATCTTTTGCATCTTCCATGGGCATAGTCCTTCTGCATTTCGGGCTTCAATACATTTTTAATCTTATCGTATCCTCTTAATGTTGAGAATTTTATTGTGGGATGCTTTTCTGTAAGCTGGTTTAATACCTCTGAGACTTCACCCCTGAATGACTGCATTGCATACGGACAGCTGTCAAAGTGAACTTCAAGTTCCTTTGCAACCACATACAAACCGATTTCACGTTCGGGAATTTCACGAAGCGGCTTGATTTTAACAGTGAACTCTTCAGCCTTTGATTCTGTTTTTGCACCGAGCTTTGGAAGATTATCCGTATTTCCTTCCAGATAATTCATCATGATTGCCTGAACCTCATCATCAAGATTGTGTCCTGTGGCTATTTTTGTAGCCCCCATTTCACGTGCGGCCTTGTTGATTATTGTCCTTCTGAATACTCCACAGTATGTGCATGACCCCTTATGGTTGGGCCTTTGCATTATCTCATCTAGAGTTATGCCGTATTCTTCCTTTAA from uncultured Methanobrevibacter sp. carries:
- a CDS encoding cytidyltransferase produces the protein MFILIAISADFDPVHKGHEKLIKEARKLADRENKKLVVYLNKGFSANHAPFFVDFDARSKMALALGADEVKSFEGLHHRLVLSYSVPIRLKQMIDDGVTDYITSASISLDEIKSKAQKFIDEGNFVGMPKSYTNRNEIRWYAINEFLGSKLNYHVVKEFDKDKYSGRLIRQSIIDNDMIMTDDVKKLLPKTTVEILQREIDEGRCPGERNWADIYKRMNTYSRGNLEKIAYLNGNTINEIIKRRVYRDPESIWAVFRRSDYGPVMTRLAISSIEMDVTKTEVMELMESYESQGVIPDNQKVQRVIDRAWYVACEGEKGISARDANNKFRSENITVDSPPLNIEAGLNLTRFETKITKEGLNTDLYVDKNGKISVQFKSEGKKIKTNLRLPARDVTYLRYIMDSHFIPVSGSIKKAKKGFKVNVVIG
- a CDS encoding NAD(P)-binding domain-containing protein, translating into MIIGFIGFGKVSQNLFKLIQSEDIEFVTSCESRSAKTIEAIKKSGMEILDAFEEVCLKSDIVICATSPKSAIPIARKYGGKVNGIYLDLNNISPDTTMEISEYVGNLVDGAIIGKIDSDNPILYLSGMKADELEFLNEYIHTRVISNKLGDVSTLKMLRSSYTKTLSALLIESWQLAKDRGLEDEFFEILALTEGDEFREKSLSRIKNTLNSSKRKSEELDEIINCFGDSELIMVKAALDKLSQ
- a CDS encoding DUF89 domain-containing protein, with protein sequence MKISYECGPCFLRQAREALDLSTDDESLKMEIMGDIFKYLSTNFDENTNSNGTGSHMHRMIREKTGCYDPYYKEKIEGNEIALKYLPEVKRILEKDDSLENYVKIAIIGNILDFGAFTLDDDIESVIRDSLKKDLTVKDIEEFEQSLKTNDRVLYLVDNTGEIVFDKLLLEKIKEYDVDITIAVKSVPILNDATRKEALDAGLDEFGEIVEIGCGTVGYVDSEISDEFREIFDSHRFIISKGMGNYEGLSEIDLSSKDIYFLLCAKCNTISRDIGVNLHDMLLFKK
- a CDS encoding MoaD/ThiS family protein; translated protein: MSFTLKYKNSEEKREIPNDDYSIKDLLNELELSAQTVVAKQNGELVIEDTVIEEDDEIQLVQIIYGG
- a CDS encoding TIGR00269 family protein — protein: MKCSKCGNPKVIYKREQSGQILCKDCFIESIEKKVIQTVKKEKLLDKGDKVLVALSGGKDSVTTLQILDSFRQRNIIDICAVTVDEGIANYRQEGVDIAKRHAERLGIEHKVVSLKEEYGITLDEIMQRPNHKGSCTYCGVFRRTIINKAAREMGATKIATGHNLDDEVQAIMMNYLEGNTDNLPKLGAKTESKAEEFTVKIKPLREIPEREIGLYVVAKELEVHFDSCPYAMQSFRGEVSEVLNQLTEKHPTIKFSTLRGYDKIKNVLKPEMQKDYAHGRCKRCGEPAANELCKACSFLEELGV